A single window of Labeo rohita strain BAU-BD-2019 chromosome 4, IGBB_LRoh.1.0, whole genome shotgun sequence DNA harbors:
- the LOC127163998 gene encoding probable polypeptide N-acetylgalactosaminyltransferase 8, producing the protein MRISCVKNLFPVLSVTVVFLYMSLMRRQIQTQEKQLHQVQQNKEQLLNKLDKLEAHLIAVEEKSLKVKHEKKPAKKLFPNSHLFKQWTVELSEDDQRKAEDLYQKYGYNAFLSDQLPLDRELPDTRDHRCIDREYPHNLPTLSVVLIYLDEALSVIQRAICSIINRTPAHLLKEIILVDDHSTNENLKTQLHAYVSSINKKHPGLLKMVTHSEHKGLSQARISGWKAATGDVVAILDAHIEVHVKWAEPLLARIQADRTLVLSPVFDKVNYYDLQVTPHFTYAQGFDWALWCMYVAFPQKWYDQNDPSQPGKSPSVMGIIVVDRLFFGEIGTLDGGMKVYGGENVELGIRVWLCGGSIEVVPCSRIAHIERLHKPYMPYLSSVMKRNALRVAEVWMDEYKTNVNIAWGLPIQNHGIDIGDVSERKKLRKRLNCKPFKWYLENVYTQLNPIHILAYGALINDLQTRLCLDMGPVEENTPILYPCHFMEPQIFYYTGRGEIYVHPIQSIKNSRIHCLIDPGSGRFPELSWCSDTEKPKHMYWDFKQGQAIQNRDTKRCLEISAEQTEKYEKNVFLQECRNQHWKIQNERDAPK; encoded by the exons ATGAGAATAAGCTGTGTGAAGAATTTGTTTCCAGTTTTGTCTGTCACTGTGGTGTTTCTCTACATGAGTTTGATGAGGAGGCAAATCCAAACTCAAGAGAAGCAGCTCCACCAAGTCCAGCAGAACAAGGAACAGCTCCTCAACAAGCTGGACAAACTGGAGGCTCATTTAATAGCCGTGG aagAGAAAAGCCTTAAAGTGAAACATGAGAAGAAGCCAGCAAAGAAGCTGTTCCCAAACTCACACCTTTTCAAGCAATGGACTGTTGAACTTTCTGAGGATGACCAGAGGAAGGCTGAAGATCTCTATCAGAAATATGGCTATAATGCCTTTCTTAGTGACCAACTGCCTCTGGACCGGGAGCTGCCGGACACTCGAGACCACAG ATGCATTGACCGTGAATACCCCCACAATCTACCCACCCTCAGCGTGGTGCTGATTTATCTGGATGAGgctctgtctgtcattcaaAGAGCCATTTGCAGCATCATCAACAGAACTCCAGCCCACCTGCTCAAGGAGATCATACTGGTGGACGACCACAGCACAAATG AAAATCTGAAAACACAGCTGCATGCTTATGTCAGCTCCATCAATAAGAAGCACCCAGGGCTGCTGAAGATGGTGACCCATTCAGAGCACAAAGGACTTTCCCAGGCCAGAATCTCAGGGTGGAAGGCAGCCACTGGGGATGTGGTTGCCATTTTGGATGCCCACATTGAGGTCCATGTCAAATG GGCGGAGCCTCTGCTTGCACGTATCCAGGCTGACCGCACGCTGGTCCTGAGCCCCGTGTTTGATAAAGTCAATTACTATGACTTGCAGGTGACACCGCATTTTACCTACGCTCAAGGTTTTGACTGGGCTCTCTGGTGCATGTACGTGGCATTCCCACAGAAGTGGTATGATCAAAACGATCCTTCACAGCCAGGAAA GAGTCCCTCTGTAATGGGAATTATAGTAGTTGATCGTCTGTTCTTCGGTGAGATTGGGACTCTGGATGGAGGAATGAAGGTGTACGGAGGAGAGAATGTTGAATTAGGAATACGG GTGTGGCTGTGTGGAGGAAGTATAGAAGTTGTACCCTGCTCTAGAATTGCTCATATCGAAAGGTTACACAAACCCTACATGCCTTATCTTAGCAGTGTAATGAAGAGAAATGCCCTCAGAGTGGCAGAAGTTTGGATGGATGAATACAAGACAAATGTGAACATCGCCTGGGGTCTTCCCATACAG AACCATGGGATAGACATTGGTGATGTATCTGAGAGAAAGAAGCTGAGAAAAAGGCTAAATTGCAAACCATTTAAATGGTATCTGGAAAATGTCTATACTCAATTAAATCCCATTCATATTTTAGCTTATGGAGCG CTGATCAATGATCTGCAAACAAGATTATGTTTGGATATGGGGCCAGTTGAGGAGAACACTCCCATTTTATATCCATGTCATTTCATGGAACCACAG atattttattatacgggACGTGGTGAGATATATGTGCATCCCATTCAGTCTATTAAAAACAGTCGGATCCACTGTCTAATTGATCCCGGCTCAGGCAGGTTTCCAGAGCTGTCCTGGTGTTCGGacactgaaaaaccaaaacacATGTACTGGGACTTCAAACAG gGACAGGCCATACAGAACAGAGACACCAAACGCTGTCTGGAGATCAGCGCTGAGCAgacagaaaagtatgaaaagaACGTTTTTCTTCAGGAGTGCAGAAACCAACACTGGAAGATACAGAAT GAGAGAGACGCCCCAAAGTGA
- the ada2b gene encoding adenosine deaminase 2-A, with product MSKINLKDLCTSMTSLSSMAVLIVLMLLCIKECNPMPDPHQRELMLKQDMAQQVGGRVELTAAELQLDSLLHRLKLKEMAASPFPPAHHFFKVRHIVQKSPVFKLLQKMPKGAALHIHSSAMVSVDWLVLNVTYRPHCYICFTWDGSVQFLFSTSMPFLRWGCSFWKRLDVLRASMSDVTAFDKSLMRNLTLFTEDPEKSYPTQDAAWDRFEKIFLALSGLITYAPVFKDYIYQGLKELYEDNIMYLELRVGQSKVYELDGTIHDTAWSLEVYRNITEQFRANHPDFIGSRLIFSVHRSLSVSQVKQAVQEAIKMQRKYPDIVAGFDLVGREDTGRSIWYFRDALSFPSELKTQLPFFFHAGETDLDGTDVDRNVLDALLFNTSRIGHGFALVHHPLAKQLSRMRGVAVELCPISNQVLRLVSDLRNHPAAVLMSDGHPIVVSSDDPTLFGTTGLSYDFYQVFVGIGGLSANLGTLKELAMNSIRYSSLSLQLQDKAMTVWKEKWNKFVAENS from the exons ATGagcaaaataaacttgaag GATCTCTGTACGAGCATGACGAGTCTCTCCAGCATGGCAGTTCTGATTGTCCTGATGTTACTGTGTATCAAAGAGTGTAATCCAATGCCAGATCCCCATCAGAGGGAACTGATGCTGAAGCAGGACATGGCCCAGCAGGTAGGGGGCAGAGTGGAGCTCACTGCTGCCGAACTGCAACTGGATTCACTCCTACACCGGCTGAAGCTGAAAGAAATGGCTGCTTCACCTTTCCCACCAGCCCATCACTTCTTCAAAGTGCGGCACATTGTGCAAAAAAGCCCTGTCTTCAAACTGCTACAGAAAATGCCAAAGG GTGCTGCTCTTCACATCCACAGCTCTGCTATGGTGAGTGTGGATTGGCTGGTGCTCAATGTAACGTACAGGCCTCATTGTTACATCTGCTTTACGTGGGACGGTTCAGTGCAGTTCCTTTTCTCTACCAGTATGCCCTTTTTGCGATGGGGATGCTCTTTTTGGAAACGACTGGATGTGCTGAGGGCAAGTATGAGTGATGTCACTGCCTTTGATAAAAG TTTAATGCGAAATCTTACACTTTTCACGGAAGACCCGGAGAAGTCTTATCCAACACAAGATGCAGCATGGGACAGGTTTGAGAAGATTTTTTTAGCTCTATCTGGGCTGATCACATATGCACCAGTCTTTAAGGACTACATCTACCAGGGTCTGAAGGAGCTTTACGAAGACAATATCATGTACCTGGAGCTGAGGGTCGGACAGTCCAAG GTTTATGAACTTGATGGCACTATCCATGACACAGCGTGGTCTCTGGAGGTCTACAGAAACATTACAGAGCAGTTCAGAGCAAATCATCCAGATTTCATAGGATCTCGTTTAATCTTCTCTGTTCACAG GTCTCTTAGTGTGTCTCAAGTGAAGCAGGCAGTACAAGAGGCCATTAAAATGCAGAGAAAATATCCAGACATTGTTGCTGGATTTGACCTG GTAGGCCGTGAAGACACTGGAAGATCTATCTGGTACTTTCGAGATGCCTTATCATTCCCTTCAGAACTAAAGACGcaacttcctttctttttccatGCTGGAGAGACAG ATTTGGATGGTACAGATGTGGACAGGAATGTGTTGGATGCTCTGCTGTTTAACACCAGCCGCATTGGACATGGTTTTGCACTGGTTCATCATCCCCTGGCCAAGCAGCTGTCCAGGATGAGAGGGGTGGCGGTGGAGTTGTGTCCCATTTCCAACCAG GTGCTAAGACTGGTCTCGGATTTGCGTAATCACCCCGCCGCGGTACTAATGTCAGACGGTCATCCCATAGTGGTGAGCTCTGATGATCCCACCTTATTCGGGACCACAGGACTTTCCTATGATTTCTACCAGGTCTTTGTGGGTATTGGTGGGTTGAGCGCAAACCTGGGGACTCTAAAGGAGCTTGCGATGAATTCAATCAG GTACAGTTCTTTGTCACTACAACTACAGGATAAAGCTATGACAGTATGGAAGGAAAAGTGGAACAAATTTGTTGCAGAGAATTCATAA
- the atp6v1e1b gene encoding V-type proton ATPase subunit E 1, which produces MALSDADVQKQIKHMMAFIEQEANEKAEEIDAKAEEEFNIEKGRLVQTQRLKIMEYYEKKEKQIEQQKKIQMSNLMNQARLKVLKARDDMISDLLNDARQRLANVARDPSRYAALMDGLVLQGFYQLLEPKVTIRCRKQDVGIVQAAVQKNISIYKAAVKDNLEVRIDQENFLSPEISGGIELYNADGKIKVSNTLESRLDLIAQQMMPEIRVALFGANQNRKFMD; this is translated from the exons ATGGCGCTCAGCGATGCCGACGTCCAGAAGCAG ATCAAGCACATGATGGCTTTCATTGAGCAGGAGGCCAATGAAAAAGCAGAGGAGATCGATGCAaag GCCGAGGAGGAGTTCAACATTGAAAAAGGTCGGCTGGTTCAGACTCAGCGTCTGAAAATTATGGAGTACTATGAGAAGAAGGAGAAACAGATCGAACAGcagaagaaaat TCAAATGTCCAACCTAATGAACCAGGCCAGACTAAAGGTCCTTAAGGCCCGTGATGACATGATTTCG gATTTGTTAAATGACGCACGTCAGCGACTAGCGAACGTAGCCAGGGATCCGTCCAGATACGCGGCTCTGATGGATGGACTAGTCCTGCAG GGTTTTTACCAGCTCCTGGAACCCAAAGTGACCATCCGTTGTCGCAAACAGGATGTGGGCATAGTGCAG GCTGCTGTGCAGAAAAACATTTCCATCTACAAGGCAGCAGTTAAGGACAATCTTGAAGTGCGCATTGACCAGGAGAACTTCCTCTCTCCAGAAAT CTCTGGTGGTATTGAGCTGTACAATGCTGATGGGAAGATCAAAGTGTCTAACACTCTGGAGAGCAGGCTGGATCTCATAGCACAACAG ATGATGCCTGAAATCCGAGTCGCCCTATTTGGTGCAAACCAGAACCGCAAGTTCATGGACTGA
- the si:ch211-214j24.14 gene encoding uncharacterized protein si:ch211-214j24.14, whose product MEPQLGSLETSEMVLVQEDHTENHFSTSDIIHLEAELHERMESDEDEDLQSSMLSMIGSVRELEEIGALPAESDLKPPQTVELLMCVEEEPVVEEIEPELASEPVFSHTPLMSEPLDFTLASVPIPEIISQVLDHLPPSAVSHLEEPHTSESGSINAPSVSASSVEEVVPKADPLSAPPFELPVLLVGGAALVAVVGIITYTLIKK is encoded by the coding sequence ATGGAGCCACAGCTTGGAAGTCTAGAGACCAGTGAGATGGTCCTAGTTCAAGAGGACCACACTGAGAACCACTTCTCCACCTCTGACATCATCCACCTAGAGGCGGAGCTTCACGAGAGGATGGAGTCAGATGAGGATGAGGACCTTCAGAGCAGCATGCTGAGCATGATCGGCAGCGTCAGGGAGCTGGAAGAGATTGGAGCACTTCCTGCAGAATCAGATCTCAAGCCCCCCCAGACTGTGGAGCTCCTGATGTGTGTGGAAGAGGAGCCAGTTGTGGAGGAAATTGAGCCAGAATTGGCTTCTGAGCCAGTTTTCTCTCACACCCCTCTTATGTCTGAGCCTTTAGATTTTACACTGGCTTCAGTTCCCATACCTGAAATCATCTCACAGGTTTTAGATCATCTCCCACCCTCCGCAGTCTCACACTTAGAAGAACCTCACACCTCTGAATCAGGCTCTATTAATGCACCAAGTGTGTCAGCGTCATCTGTAGAAGAGGTTGTTCCAAAAGCAGACCCACTTTCAGCCCCACCCTTTGAACTTCCTGTGCTGCTGGTTGGTGGCGCTGCCCTGGTGGCGGTAGTGGGAATAATTACATACACCTTGATTAAAAAGTAG
- the ccdc167 gene encoding coiled-coil domain-containing protein 167: protein MRHASERVKDSCTEVYAFPNSKSLRPSKMSKSKTVKKEKISVATEIDRIEERKLRCKNNLERAEFRQRKEQLSDNDRLALEDEMTILNERIQKYEKELQVLRGENRKNMMLSVALLAISALFYYTFIY, encoded by the exons atGCGGCATGCAAGTGAGCGAGTGAAGGATTCGTGTACGGAAGTATATGCTTTTCCCAACAGTAAAAGCCTCAGACCCTCCAAAATGAGTAAATCAAAAACCGtgaagaaagagaaaataagtGTGGCAACCGAG ATTGACCGCATTGAGGAGCGCAAATTGCGCTGTAAAAACAACCTGGAGAGGGCAGAATTCAGACAGAGAAAAGAGCAGCTCTCAGACAACGACAG GCTGGCCCTGGAAGACGAGATGACCATACTGAATGAAAGAATACAGAAATATG AAAAGGAGCTGCAGGTGCTGAGAGGAGAGAACAGGAAGAACATGATGCTGTCTGTCGCTCTGTTAGCCATCAGTGCTCTTTTCTactacacatttatttattaa